The sequence TTTTATCTATGTAAGCGCAAAAACCGGTGAAGGCATAGATCGTCTTAGGGATATGATCAAAAAACATTCCCCTTCATCATGGGAAGAACCCCGTATAGTCAGCGACCTGATCCGACCGGGTTCCCTGGTAATCCTGGTAGTACCCATTGACATTGAAGCCCCTAAGGGCAGACTCATTCTCCCCCAGGTTCAAACCCTAAGGGACATCCTTGACCACAATTCAACAGGGATAATAACCAAGGAAAACACCCTCCGAGATACACTAAAGTCATTGGCTGTTAAACCCACCCTTGTAATTACCGATTCCCAGGTATTTGCGGAAGTGGATAGGCTTGTCCCCCATGATATACCCTTAACATCCTTTTCTATTCTAATGGCAAGGTATAAAGGGGATCTAAAAGAACTTATACGGGGCATTGAAGCTGTAAAACAGTTAAAAGAAGGAGGCAGGGTCCTCATTGCAGAGGCCTGCACCCATCATCCGGTAGAGGATGATATCGGCAGGGAAAAGATACCCCGGTGGCTTCAGGAATATGTGGGGGCCCCCCTGGACTTTACATGGCTTTCAGGCAAAGATTTCCCCAATAACCTTGGCGAATACGACCTCGTAATACACTGTGGCGGATGTATGATAAACCGCAGGGAAATGCTTTCAAGAATAGGAAAATGCCGTGAGGCAGGAGTGCCTATAATCAATTATGGTATTATTATAGCAACAATGAAAGGTATTATCGAAAGGGCAATGCAGGTATTCGGTATACAGGTCTAGAATGTGGAGTGCTTAAAATATCCGGAGAAACAGAAAAACCCTGTAGCTTTGCTACAGGATTTTTCTATATCAGGAAGGATTAATTACTCTTCCCTTTTGACCCCTATCACCATCTTATGGCCATTTATATTCCATTCCCTGGTATAACTCCCTTCAACCGGCTCCCCTTCCCGTATATTCAGGGCCAGGGTTTCACCAGCTATGGCAGAACCGAACTGATTAATGACATCATTAACTACTTCATCCCCCTGATAAGATATTGTAATCTTATCCTCAACTTCAAACCCTGCTTCTTTCCTCATATTTTGGACCTTGCTGATAAGCTCTCTGGCTATACCTTCTAATTCCAGTTCCCTGGTAATCGTAGTGTCCAGGATTACATAATATCCCCCTTCACCTTCAACACAGTAACCTTCCATGTCCTCTACTTTAATCTCCAGTTCATCTTTTGAAATATCTATCTTTTCACCGGAAATTTCCAGGGTTATCTTGCCCTCATTATCCATCTGAGCTATCAGGCTTGAAGGCTCCATAAGTGAAATCCTTTCAGCAATTTGCGGCACAAGCCTTCCATACTTGGGTCCGAGGATATCATATCTGGGTTTGATAGTATAGGAAAGGAACCTCCCTGCATCCTCTACAAAGTCGATTTCCTTTATATTCAGTTCCTCTTTAATCAGGCTGTTCATGCTGTCACAGGTAAGGGATTCCTTATCCTTTTTATCCTTCAGCTTAACATACATTTTCGAAAGGGGCTGTCTGTTTTTTATCTTCGAACGGTTCCTTGCACTCCTGCCCAGGTTTACAACCTTCCTTACTGTTTCCATGTCCCTCTCAAGGGCAGTATCTATATAACCTTCGAAAGCTTCAGGATAATCACAGAGGTGAACGCTCTCAGGGGCATCAGGGTCAACGGCCCTGACCAGGTTCTGGTAGATTGCATCAGATATAAAGGGTATAAAGGGAGCCGTTAATTTGATTATGTTAACAAGAGATTCGTAAAGGGTGAGATAAGCCGCTATTTTATCATTATCCATTTCACCCTTCCAGTATCTTGACCGGCACCTCCTTACATACCAGTTGCTGAGGTCATCTACCAGGTCATCGAGTATCCTTGCAGCTGAAGTAATGTTATAATTGTCGAGGTAATTCCTTACCCCTTTTATAGTATTGTTAACCCTTGAAATCAGCCACCTGTCTATATCCGCTCTTTCTTTCACGTTCATGCTGTAATTTTTCGGATTAAATCCATCAATATTAGCATAGAGGACAAAGAAGGAATATACATTCCACAGGGTGTTTAAAAACTTCCTCTGGGCCTCACTCACGGCCTCCTGATAGAACCTGCTGGGGTTCCATGGAGGGCTGGCTATATACAGATACCACCTCATGGCATCGGCACCCTGCTGATTTAACACTATCCAGGGGTCCAGGACATTACCCTTATGCTTGCTCATCTTCTGGCCGAATTCGTCCAGCACATGGCCCAGGACCAGGCAGTTCTTGTATGCCGGTTCACCGAATACAAGGGTTGAAATTACGATAAGGCTGTAAAACCAGCCCCTAGTCTGGTCAACGGCTTCTGATATGAAGTCTGCAGGAAAGTTCTGGTGGAAGGTCTCTTCGTCTTCAAAGGGATAGTGAAATTGTGCAAAGGGCATAGCACCGGAATCAAACCAGCAGTCGATTACCTCCGGTACCCGTTTCATTATTCCGCCGCACCGGGGGCACGTAAGTTTAACTTCATCTACATAGGGTTTGTGCAGCTCAATATCTCCTATCTCTTCTACGCTCATTTCTTTGAGTTCCTTTATGCTCCCTACACAGTGCTGGTGATTGCAGTCCTGACACTCCCAGATATTAAGGGGAGTCCCCCAGTACCTTTCCCGGCTCAAACACCAGTCAATTACATTCTCAAGGAAATTGCCGAACCTACCGTTCTTTATATGTTCGGGATACCAGTTGACCTTCTGGTTGTTCTCAAGGAGTTTATCTTTAACGGCGGTGGTTTTGATAAACCAGCTTCCCCTTGCATAATACAGAAGCGGAGTATCACACCTCCAGCAGAAGGGATAGGTATGGGTATAGTCCTCCACCTTATACAGCAGGTTTCTCTTTTTAAGGTCTTCCATTATCCCTTTATCCGCATCTTTCACGAACACCCCTTCCCAGGGTCTAACTTCAGAGGTAAACCTGCCCTGGGGGTCTACCGGTTGAAAAACGGGGAGCCCGTATTCCCTTCCGATCCTGGAATCGTCTTCACCAAAGGCCGGAGCAATATGCACTATCCCCGAACCTTCATCTGTAGATACAAAATCACCTACAGTGACATAAAAAGCCTCTCTGCCGAAATTGCCGAAGTTGAAAACAGGTTTATATCTTTTGCCCTTCAGGTCACTGCCCTTTACAGTTTTTATTACCTTATAATCCCCTTCCAGCACCTTTTCTACCAGTTCAGTAGCCATTATTATCTTTTCTCCAATATGGTCAACTACCGCATAGTCTATATCCTTACCTACTGCCAGAGCTACATTGGAAGGCAGGGTCCAGGGGGTGGTGGTCCATACCATGAAATAGGTATTTTCTTCATCTTCCAGCGGGAATTTTACAAAAATAGCCGGTTCTTCAACCTCTTTATAACCCTGGGCAACTTCATGACTTGAAAGAGAAGTTCCGCATCTGGGACAGTACGGAACTACTTTATGGCCTCTATAAAGGAGACCTTTATCCCATATCTGCCTCAATGCCCACCAAACGGACTCAATGTATTCATCTTCATAAGTTATATACGGGTTCTCCATATCAATCCAGAACCCTACCCTTTCGCTCATCCTGCGCCATTCTGTTTCGTATTTAAATACGCTTTCCTTGCACCTTTTAATGAATTCTTCAACTCCGTACTCTTCTATTTCTGATTTCCCGTTTATCCCCAGTTCCTTTTCCACTTCAAGCTCTACAGGAAGCCCGTGGGTATCCCATCCTCCCTTTCTTTCCACATGATAACCGACCATAGTCTTATATCTTGGTATTAGGTCCTTTACCACCCTGGTAAGGACATGGCCGGCATGGGGCTTTCCATTGGCCGTCGGGGGCCCCTCGTAAAATACAAATTTTTCAGCCCCTTTTCTGTTATCAACACTCTTTTTGAAGATTCCATTTTCATTCCAAAAATTCAGGATTTCTTCTTCGATTGCAGCAAAATTCATTGTAGGTTCTACCTTTCGAAACAAATCTCTCTCCTCCTTTTTAAGATGTGAAATAAAATGGAAAAATGCCTATATACTTTGCTCTCAGGTACGGCAAGTCAGTTGAATAAATGGCAAATCCCGGAGCGACTGTTAATTTGGCTCGGAGCCATGGAAGGCGGAGAGCCAAATTCCAGAGTGAGCGGAGCATGGATGCGAAGCGAACGGCAAGCGGAGGGATGCCATTTAATTCTTCCTGAGCCAAGGGGATAGTCATAAATGAAAATATAAGACCTAATCAAAAAACCCCGGCCCTAAAAGGGACGAGGTTATAATTCGCGGTACCACCCTAATTGGTTCCCCCTAAGGGAAAACCCGCTCTTGTTCCTTTAACGGAGAAACCGGACCTGCTTAATCGCCTTTATGCTTTCAGCAGTCAGCTCCAGGGTGATTTTCTACAGGGTAAAGGGACCGGATTTCACCTTCACCGGCTCTCTGCACCTCTTTACGCTCCTGTATACTCTTCCCTATCATCGTCAAAATCCCTATCTAAATTTTCCTTAAAATATTACCACATCTTCTGCCCCTAGTCAAGTTTAACGGAAAAATATCATATTTAACCTATCTCAAATGACACGCAACAAAGTGACCGTCCCCTACATCTTTGAATTCGGGGTCCTTTTCTCTGCATATGTCCCGGGCCTCCCTGCATCTTGTATGAAACCTGCATCCCCGAGGGGGGTCTACAGGGCTGGGAACATCGCCTTCAAGGAGGATCCTCTGCCTCTTAAGCTCCGGGTCCGGTATCGGGATTGCTGATAAAAGGGCACAGGTATACGGGTGCAGTGGTGATTCATACAGCTCGTCTTTATCTGCCAGTTCTACGATTTTGCCCAGATACATAACGGCAACCCTGTCGCTTATATGTTTTACAACACTTAAGTCATGGGCTATAAACAGGTAGGTTAGGCCAAATTTTTCCTGAAGCTCCTCCATCAGGTTTATTATCTGGGCCTGAATAGACACGTCCAGGGCTGATACCGGTTCATCACAAACAATAAACCTCGGATAGAGGGCAAGTGCCCTTGCGATACCTATGCGCTGACGCTGGCCGCCGCTGAATTCATGAGGGTATCTCCTGATATGCTGGGGTCTTAATCCTACCTCATTTAAGAGCTCCAGTATCTTTTCCTCCCGTTTCCTTCCTTTTGCGACCCCGTGAATATCCAGGGCTTCACCGATAATGTCTCCTACGGTCATTCTGGGATTCAAGGAAGCATAAGGGTCCTGGAAAATTATCTGCATATTCCTTCTCATTTCCTGCAGTTCCTCTTTTCCCAGGGTCATAATATCCTTCCCCTGAAAAATTACCGTACCTTCTGTAGCTTCAAGCAGCCTCAAGATAACCCTTCCTGTGGTGGATTTGCCGCAGCCGCTTTCCCCAACAAGGCCCAAAGTTTCACCATTTTTGACATAAAAGTCAACACCATCAACAGCCTTAACATGGGCTACTGTTTTAGAAAAGATTCCCTTTTTAATAGGGAAGTACTTTTTCAGGCTTTTAACTTCAAGGAGCACTTCATTTATCATACCGCTTTAACCCCCCCTGCCCATTGATTCGAATATTTCCAGCACCTTACCAGACTGTTCCCTTCCTTTACAATTTCCGGTTCCCGCACAAAACAGATTTCCTGGGCTTCTTTACACCTCGGATGAAACCTACACCCTGACGGCATCTCAAAGGGGTTGGGTACGATACCTTCAATAACATTCAACTTTTTCTTCTTTTCATCAAGTCGTGGTATAGAACCTAAAAGCCCGACGGTATATGGGTGCTTAGGGCTTTTAAAAATGGTTTTTACATCTGCGTATTCCACAACCTTTCCGGCATACATTACCAGGACATTTTCCGCCGTTTCCGCAATGACCCCCAAATCGTGGGTAATCAGCATGATAGCGGTGCCGAAACGGTCCTTCAAGTCTTTTATCAATTCTAAAATCTGGGCCTGGATCGTCACATCCAAAGCCGTTGTAGGCTCATCGGCAATCAGCAGTTCTGGGTTACATGAAAGGGCCATGGCTATCATAACCCTCTGCCTCATACCGCCGCTGAGCTGATGGGGATATTCATTAACCCTGCGCTCGGGGAGCGGGATTCCAACCAACCGCAGCATCTCCACAGCCCTTTTGGTTGCATCGTGTTTATTCATGCCCTGGTGGAGTTCTAGTGCTTCTACAATCTGGTCCCCTACGGTGTAAACGGGGTTTAGGGATGTCATGGGTTCCTGAAATATCATGGATATATCGTTCCCCCTTATTTTCCTCATTTCGGCATCGGTCTTTCTAATCAAGTCTTCCCCTTTAAACCAGATCTGGCCATCAACAATTTTCCCCGGAGGGCTCGGAATAAGCTTCAAAATAGAGAGGGCCGTTATGCTCTTCCCGCACCCGGATTCTCCTACAATACCTAGGGTTTCTCCCTTTTCAAGGTTAAAATCCACGCCGTCTACCGCAGGAACTACCCCGTCCTCCGTGAAAAAATACGTCTTTAGATTTTTAACTTCCAACAGTGTTTCTCCCAATCTATTCACCCTCCCTATTGTTTTAACCTCGGGTCTAACGCGTCCCTCAGGCCGTCCCCTAATAGGTTGAAACCTAGCACCAGCATCATGATAGCAAATCCCGGAAAAACTGACCACCACCATTTTCCTGTCATAAGATACTGTCTTCCCTGATCGATCATATACCCCCAGCTCGGTTCAGGGGGCTGAACACCAAAACCCAGGAAACTTAATCCTGCCTCCAACATAATTATGGAACCCATTCCGAGGGTTGCCTGGACTATGACCGGCGCCATAACATTTGGAAGTATATGCCTGAATATGACCCTGAAGTCCCTGGCACCTAAAGCTACCGCCGCCTCCACGAATTCTTTAGTTTTAATTGACAGGACCTGACCCCGCACTACCCTGGCAATTTCAGCCCAGTTTACAAAGCCGATGGCAAAATACATTATGGTAAGGCTGGGAGGTAGATAGGCTACAATGGCCAAAACGAAAAACAGGAAGGGAAAGGCAAAAATAACGTTGATAAGCCATGAAATAAAGTCGTCCACTTTCCCTCCGTAGTATCCTGCTATAGCCCCGAGGATAACCCCTATTACTACAGATATTAGAGTTGATGCAAGGGCTATTTGTAAAGATATTCTGGCCCCATAAACAACCCTTGTATATATGTCCCTGCCATATATATCTGTCCCAAACCAGTGTTCTCTGCTGGGTGGAGCTAGTTGAGCGTCTTTTCCTTTAGTCCATATAAACTGCTCGTATGGTGAGTATGGGGTTATTAAGGGTGCAAAAATGGCTGCCAACACTAATA is a genomic window of Koleobacter methoxysyntrophicus containing:
- the ileS gene encoding isoleucine--tRNA ligase, producing MFRKVEPTMNFAAIEEEILNFWNENGIFKKSVDNRKGAEKFVFYEGPPTANGKPHAGHVLTRVVKDLIPRYKTMVGYHVERKGGWDTHGLPVELEVEKELGINGKSEIEEYGVEEFIKRCKESVFKYETEWRRMSERVGFWIDMENPYITYEDEYIESVWWALRQIWDKGLLYRGHKVVPYCPRCGTSLSSHEVAQGYKEVEEPAIFVKFPLEDEENTYFMVWTTTPWTLPSNVALAVGKDIDYAVVDHIGEKIIMATELVEKVLEGDYKVIKTVKGSDLKGKRYKPVFNFGNFGREAFYVTVGDFVSTDEGSGIVHIAPAFGEDDSRIGREYGLPVFQPVDPQGRFTSEVRPWEGVFVKDADKGIMEDLKKRNLLYKVEDYTHTYPFCWRCDTPLLYYARGSWFIKTTAVKDKLLENNQKVNWYPEHIKNGRFGNFLENVIDWCLSRERYWGTPLNIWECQDCNHQHCVGSIKELKEMSVEEIGDIELHKPYVDEVKLTCPRCGGIMKRVPEVIDCWFDSGAMPFAQFHYPFEDEETFHQNFPADFISEAVDQTRGWFYSLIVISTLVFGEPAYKNCLVLGHVLDEFGQKMSKHKGNVLDPWIVLNQQGADAMRWYLYIASPPWNPSRFYQEAVSEAQRKFLNTLWNVYSFFVLYANIDGFNPKNYSMNVKERADIDRWLISRVNNTIKGVRNYLDNYNITSAARILDDLVDDLSNWYVRRCRSRYWKGEMDNDKIAAYLTLYESLVNIIKLTAPFIPFISDAIYQNLVRAVDPDAPESVHLCDYPEAFEGYIDTALERDMETVRKVVNLGRSARNRSKIKNRQPLSKMYVKLKDKKDKESLTCDSMNSLIKEELNIKEIDFVEDAGRFLSYTIKPRYDILGPKYGRLVPQIAERISLMEPSSLIAQMDNEGKITLEISGEKIDISKDELEIKVEDMEGYCVEGEGGYYVILDTTITRELELEGIARELISKVQNMRKEAGFEVEDKITISYQGDEVVNDVINQFGSAIAGETLALNIREGEPVEGSYTREWNINGHKMVIGVKREE
- a CDS encoding ABC transporter permease, with protein sequence MERPVISHEKGIKFKKKKEGRSLWADGWIRLKRNKLAMFGLFLVTVLVLAAIFAPLITPYSPYEQFIWTKGKDAQLAPPSREHWFGTDIYGRDIYTRVVYGARISLQIALASTLISVVIGVILGAIAGYYGGKVDDFISWLINVIFAFPFLFFVLAIVAYLPPSLTIMYFAIGFVNWAEIARVVRGQVLSIKTKEFVEAAVALGARDFRVIFRHILPNVMAPVIVQATLGMGSIIMLEAGLSFLGFGVQPPEPSWGYMIDQGRQYLMTGKWWWSVFPGFAIMMLVLGFNLLGDGLRDALDPRLKQ
- a CDS encoding ABC transporter ATP-binding protein, whose translation is MNEVLLEVKSLKKYFPIKKGIFSKTVAHVKAVDGVDFYVKNGETLGLVGESGCGKSTTGRVILRLLEATEGTVIFQGKDIMTLGKEELQEMRRNMQIIFQDPYASLNPRMTVGDIIGEALDIHGVAKGRKREEKILELLNEVGLRPQHIRRYPHEFSGGQRQRIGIARALALYPRFIVCDEPVSALDVSIQAQIINLMEELQEKFGLTYLFIAHDLSVVKHISDRVAVMYLGKIVELADKDELYESPLHPYTCALLSAIPIPDPELKRQRILLEGDVPSPVDPPRGCRFHTRCREARDICREKDPEFKDVGDGHFVACHLR
- the hydF gene encoding [FeFe] hydrogenase H-cluster maturation GTPase HydF codes for the protein MNETPRANRLHIAIVGKRNAGKSSIINALTHQEVSIVSSCPGTTTDPVYKAMELHDLGPVVFIDTAGIDDAGDLGVERVKRTERVLDAADMALIVFTPGDKDITLEKEWIKRFQQKKVSVIGVVNKIDLKESIGEIEKPFKGIDIPFIYVSAKTGEGIDRLRDMIKKHSPSSWEEPRIVSDLIRPGSLVILVVPIDIEAPKGRLILPQVQTLRDILDHNSTGIITKENTLRDTLKSLAVKPTLVITDSQVFAEVDRLVPHDIPLTSFSILMARYKGDLKELIRGIEAVKQLKEGGRVLIAEACTHHPVEDDIGREKIPRWLQEYVGAPLDFTWLSGKDFPNNLGEYDLVIHCGGCMINRREMLSRIGKCREAGVPIINYGIIIATMKGIIERAMQVFGIQV
- a CDS encoding ABC transporter ATP-binding protein codes for the protein MGETLLEVKNLKTYFFTEDGVVPAVDGVDFNLEKGETLGIVGESGCGKSITALSILKLIPSPPGKIVDGQIWFKGEDLIRKTDAEMRKIRGNDISMIFQEPMTSLNPVYTVGDQIVEALELHQGMNKHDATKRAVEMLRLVGIPLPERRVNEYPHQLSGGMRQRVMIAMALSCNPELLIADEPTTALDVTIQAQILELIKDLKDRFGTAIMLITHDLGVIAETAENVLVMYAGKVVEYADVKTIFKSPKHPYTVGLLGSIPRLDEKKKKLNVIEGIVPNPFEMPSGCRFHPRCKEAQEICFVREPEIVKEGNSLVRCWKYSNQWAGGVKAV